Within Micromonospora narathiwatensis, the genomic segment CGGCGACGGCGACCGGGGACGCGCAGGCGGTCGCGGCGGCGAGCGCCGGGGTGGAGACCGCCCACAGCGGCTGGGCGGCGGCGAGCCGGGCGAGCAGCGGCGCCTCGCCGAGCAGGTAGCCGACCCGCAGCCCGGCCAGCCCCCAGGTCTTGGTGAGGCTGCGGACCACCACGAGACCGGGCAGGTCGGTGCGGGCGGCCAGGGACTCCGGCTCGCCGTCGACGCCGGGGGCGCCGGTGGTGTCGGCGAACGCCTCGTCGACCACCAGCACGCGACCGGGGCGGGCCAGCGCGGCGAGCGCCTCGGCCGGGTGCAGCACGGAGGTGGGGTTGGTGGGGTTGCCGACCAGCACCAGATCGGCGTCGGCTGGCACCAGGGCCGGGTCGAGCCGGAAGTCGTCGGCCGGGTCGAGCAGCACCCGGTCGACGGCGTGCCCGGCGGCCCGCAGGGCGGCCTCCGGCTCGGTGAACTGCGGGTGCACCACCACCGGCCGCCGGGCGTCGCGCAGGGCCCGGGCGATCAGCACGAATCCCTCGGCCGCGCCGGCGGTGAGGAGTACCTCCTCCGGGGGACGCCCGTGCCGGGCGGCGACGGCGGCCCGGGCCGGGCCGGGATCCGGGTACGCGGCCAGCTCGCCCAGCGCCGCGGTCAGCGGGTCGGCCAGCCAGTCGGGCATCGGGGCGCGGCGCACGTTGACCGCCAGGTCGACCAGTCCCGGGGTCGCCTCGGCGTCCCCGTGGTGCCCGAGGTCGAACTCGGCCTCCGCCGGCTTCCCGGTCGCGGCCGGAGTCCCGGTCAGCTGAGCACGCATGTCCGCGATCCTGCCGGGAAGCCGCCGCCGGAAACAGCGGATCCCGGCGTGGGTCGCGTCACCACGGCCCGCTCCGATCGCCCGTTTATGAATTCTTCTCATTTCCGAATCGGAAATGTCATAGCTTGGCCTCGTGAGCAATCGACCCCTTGCCTCCGCTGGTCGTGCCGTTCCCCTCCTCCGCGCCGGGCTGATCGCCGGCATCGTGGTCGCCGCCGCGATGTATCCGTTGGCCGCTCTCACCGGCATCGGCGCCAAGGCCACCGCGCACGCAGTGGAGCAGAAGACGAGCATCCTGAAGACCGCGCTACCCGCCGAGACCTCGTACCTCTACGCGCCGGACGGCAAGACGGTGTTGACGATGTTCTACGAGGAGTACCGGAAGTACACCAAGATCGAGGACATGTCCCCGAACATCCAACAGGCGATCGTCGCCGCCGAGGACAACCGCTTCTACCAGCACCACGGTGTCGACCCGAAGGGCGTGGCCCGGGCCTTCGTGGCCAACTCCCGCTCCGGCGGCGTCTCCCAGGGCGCCTCGACGCTGACCATGCAGTACGTCCGGATGGCCCTGCGGGACAGCGCGAGCACGCCGAAGGAGGTCCAGGAGGCCACCCAGCAGACCAGCCTGCGCAAGGTCAAGGAGATGCGCATGGCGCTGGACATCGAGAAGGAACTCAGCAAGGAACAGATCCTGGAGCGCTACCTGAACTCGGCCTACTTCGGCCACCGGGCGTACGGGATCTACGCCGCCGCGCAGATCTTCTTCTCCAAGACCCCGGACACCCTCACCCCGGTCGAGGCGGCCACCCTGGCCGGCCTGGTGAAGTCCCCGTCGGAGTACGACCCGATCACCTCCGACCAGAAGGATGCCTTCGCCCGCCGCAACTACGTGCTCGACAACATGGCCCGGCTCGGCTACATGTCGCCCGACGCCGCCGCGAAGGCCAAGGCCGAGCCGATCCAACTGAAGTTGACCAACCCGCCGAACGACTGCGCCTCGATGCTGGACAAGTACAAGGCGACCTGGGGCTTCTACTGCGACTACCTGAAGAACTGGTGGAGTTCGCAGCCCGCGTTCGGGGAGAACCGGCTGGAACGGATGGACAAGCTGCGCCGGGGCGGCTACCGGATCGTGCTCGCCCTCGACCCGAAGATCCAGGAGGCGGCGGAGAAGAACGTGGGCGCCAAGGACGGCACGGGCAGCCCGTTCGCCAACGGCATCGTGGTCGCCGAGCCGGGCACCGGACGGATCAAGGCGATGGCGGTGAACCGGACGTATTCGCTCGACCTGAGCGAGAACCCGAACAGCTCAAATCCGGAGGCCGGCCCGAACATCAAGGCGAACTATCCGAACACCGTCGCGCCACTGCTCGGCGGGGGTTCGCTCCCCGGCTACCAGGCCGGATCGACGTTCAAGATGTTCACGATGCTCGCCGCGCTCAACTCGGGGACGAAGCTCTCCGACACCATCAACTCGCCGTTCAAGTACCAGTCGGCCATCTACGACGGGTGGGCCCCGGTCAACGCCAGCGGCGCGATGACCGGCGTACAGACCATGTGGTCCGGCTTCGGCAAGTCGGTGAACACCTTCTTCGTGCAGTTGGAGGAGAAGATCGGCGCGGAGAAGGGGGTGCGCCTGGCCGAGCAGCTCGGGCTGCGCTGGCGTACCGATGTGGACCGTGACCACGCCTCCCCGGACAATGCACACAAGTGGGGTGCGTTCACCCTGGGCGTCTCCGACGCCACCCCGCTGGAGATGGCCAACGCGTACGCCGCGGTCGCCGCCGACGGCCGGTACTGCGAGGCGATCCCGGTGCTCTCGATCCTGAACCGGGACGGCACGCCCGCCATGTACAAGACGGCCGGCGGGGTGGAGCGGGAGGTCGCCAAGCCGCGCTGCCGGCAGGTGGTCAGCGCGGACGCGGCCCGGGCCGCCACCGACGCCGCCCGCTGCCCGACCGGCGACACCCCGGCCAAGGGCGGCTGCGGCGGCTGGTCCACCGCCGACAGCGTCCGGGGTACGGTCGGCCGCCCGGTCGCCGGCAAGACGGGTACCACCGACAGCACCCGGTCGGCCTGGTTCGCCGGCTTCACCCCGGAACTGGCCGCGGCGAGCTTCATCGCCGACCCGGACAACCCGTTCAACGCGGTGGGCGACGGGTTGTCCCAGGTGCCCGTCGACGCGGTGGCGATGACCCTGCGCGACGCGCTCAAGGGCAAGCCGGTCCGCCAGTTCACCCCGCCGTCCGACCAGATCGTCGGCTGACCGTCCCGCCGGACCGCCCGGGGGTGCGCCCGGGTAGTTGATCAAGAGGTTTGCGGCCGGTGCCGCGAACCTCTTGATCGTCGTCCGGAGGCGGGGCTCAGCGGAGGTCGGCGGCGACGAAGGACCACAGCTCCAGGTCCACCCGGGCGCCCCGGACGAAACCGGCGTTGCGCAGCAGCCCCTCGTAGCTGAAACCGGCCTTCTCGGCCACCCGCCGGGACGCCACGTTCCCCGGCGCCACCCGCAGCTCGACCCGCTGGAAACCGTGCTCCAGGATCAGCGCGATGGCGACCGCGTCCACCGCCTCGGCGGCCAGGCCGTAACCACGGGCGTGCGGGGCGAGCGCGTACGACACCTCGGTCAGCCGGGCACCCCAGTCGGTGCGCCGGGTCCAGAGACAGCCCACCACCCGCTCGTCCTCGCGGCGGACCACCCCGTAATGGTCGCCGTCGCCGCTGTCCCGCCGCTGCCGGGCCAGCTCGGTGCACCAGGCCGGCCCGTCGATCTGCCCGGACGCGTCGGCCAGCGGCAGCCAGCGCTGCGTCTGCCGGTCCGCGAACACCTCGTCGACCGCCTCGGCGTCCGCCGCCACCAACCGGCGTACCTCGGTGCGCGGGGTCGAGACGGTCAGCTCCGGGAAGCGGCGCACCGCCACCTGCCCGATCACGCCGGAGCCTCCGCGGACGCCTCGGCCGCCGCGACCAGCCGGGCCGCGATCTCCGGGTACGCGGCCCAGTGCGGCACCAGCTGCGAGGCGTGCACACCGCGCCAGACGAAGCCCTCCGGGGCGCCGCCGTCCCAGCTCCACGCCGCCCGTTCGCCGGCCCGCGGGGTGAGCACGGCCGCGTGCTGCTTGTAGCCGACCACCACCGTGCCGGCCCCGGCCACCGGGCTGTCGGTCTGCGCGGTGGCCTCCCGGTAGCCGGCCACCAGGCCGTCCCGGCTGCTCCCGGTCGCGTCCAGCACCCCGCACATGGGCAGCCCGTCCAACTCCCGGGCCAGCCACAGCAGGCCGGCCCCCTCGGCGATCACCGGCCGGCCGGTACGGGCCAGCTCGGCCACCGCGATACACAGCCGGCGGTTGGCGGAGAGCTGCTCCGCGTACGACTCGGGGAGCCCGCCGCCGACGACGAGCGCGCGGACCCCGGCGGGCAGGGCCTCGTCGCGCAGCGGGTCGACGGTGACCACCTCGGCCCCGGCGGCGCGCAACAGCTCGGCGGTCTCGGGATGGCTGTAGCCGCCGCCCGGACCGCCGGCGAGCGCCACCACCGGACGCTCCCCGGTCGGCGGGCCGCCCGCCGGTACGGGTGACCAGGGCTCGACGGTCAGCGCCGGCGCGGAACGGGCCAGCGCCAGCAGCCGGTCCAGGTCGACGTTCGCGGCCACCGCCTCGCCGAGCCGGCGCACCGCGCGCAGCGCCTCGCCGTCCCGCCGCACCACCGGGACCACGCCGTGCCGCCGGGCGGGAAGCACCGGGGGCAGCTCGTGGCGGCGCAGCGCACCGTAGACCGGCACCCCGACGTCGTCGAGCGCCTCGCGCAGCATCGCCTCGTGCCGGGGCGACGCCACCCGGTTGAGAATCACCCCGCCCAGCCAGAGCTGCTCGTCGTACGCCCGGAAGCCGTGCGCCAGGGCGGCCACCGACTGGCCCATCGCGGCCACGTCCACCACCAGCACCACGGGGCTGCGCAGCGCGGTGGCGACGGCGGCGGTGGACTCGGTCTCCGGCCGGCCGGCGAGCGAGTCGTAGAGGCCCATGGTGCCCTGCACCAGGGCGAACCCGGTCCCGGCCGCGCCGTGCGCGAAGAGCGGGGCGACCCGCTCCGGCCCGACCAGCCGCGGGTCCAGGTTGCGCCCCGGACGGCCGGCGGCCAGCCCGAGGTACGCCGCGTCCACCTGGTCCGGCCCGACCTTGAAGCCGGCCACGGCCAGCTCCCGGTCGGCGAGGGCGGCGAGCAGGCCCAGGGAGATGGCACCGGTGCCGTGCCCCGAGGAGGGAGCGCTGAGCACGACGCGCGGCACGACGGTCATCATCGACTCCTCGCAGGCGACGGGGACGTACCGGTGGGCGATGCGGGGTGGTTTCCGCCCGCGTGACCATACCCGTCCGGACCGGCCCGCGACGGCCGCCGATCGGCCGGTTCCGGGCCGGCCCAGGTCAGCGGCCGCGTGCGTACGGGTAGCCTTTCCGAACGTGTACCGGTTCCTGCTGACCCCGCGCTGGCTGGGCTATCTCGCGCTGACCCTGGTCGCCGCCGCGGTGATGGTGTTCCTCGGCAACTGGCAGCTGGAGCGCTACCGCGGCCGTACGGCGATCAACGAGCGGATCGACGCCGGCGCCACCATGGCCCCCGCGCCGCTGCGCGACGCCCTGCCGGCGCCGACCGGCGGGGCCGGCACCACCGGCCCGGCCCCGGCCGAACGGGTCACCTGGACCCTGGCCACCGCCACCGGCCGGTACGACACCGACAACATCGTCCTGGTACGCGGCCGGACGGCAAACAGCACGGTCGGCTTCGAGGTGCTCACCCCGCTGGTCCTCGCCGACGGCACCGCCGTGCTGGTCGACCGGGGCTGGATCCCGCCCGTTCCGGGCGGCGACGCCACCGCCCAGCCGTCGGTGCCCGCCGCGCCGACCGGCGACGTGA encodes:
- the cobC gene encoding Rv2231c family pyridoxal phosphate-dependent protein CobC, which gives rise to MRAQLTGTPAATGKPAEAEFDLGHHGDAEATPGLVDLAVNVRRAPMPDWLADPLTAALGELAAYPDPGPARAAVAARHGRPPEEVLLTAGAAEGFVLIARALRDARRPVVVHPQFTEPEAALRAAGHAVDRVLLDPADDFRLDPALVPADADLVLVGNPTNPTSVLHPAEALAALARPGRVLVVDEAFADTTGAPGVDGEPESLAARTDLPGLVVVRSLTKTWGLAGLRVGYLLGEAPLLARLAAAQPLWAVSTPALAAATACASPVAVAAERAIAAGLAADREHLVARLSGLPGVRVVGRPASAFVLLHRPGAAAVRERLRERGWAVRRGDTFPGLGPDWLRIAVRDPATSDAFVEVLAEILEE
- a CDS encoding transglycosylase domain-containing protein, which codes for MSNRPLASAGRAVPLLRAGLIAGIVVAAAMYPLAALTGIGAKATAHAVEQKTSILKTALPAETSYLYAPDGKTVLTMFYEEYRKYTKIEDMSPNIQQAIVAAEDNRFYQHHGVDPKGVARAFVANSRSGGVSQGASTLTMQYVRMALRDSASTPKEVQEATQQTSLRKVKEMRMALDIEKELSKEQILERYLNSAYFGHRAYGIYAAAQIFFSKTPDTLTPVEAATLAGLVKSPSEYDPITSDQKDAFARRNYVLDNMARLGYMSPDAAAKAKAEPIQLKLTNPPNDCASMLDKYKATWGFYCDYLKNWWSSQPAFGENRLERMDKLRRGGYRIVLALDPKIQEAAEKNVGAKDGTGSPFANGIVVAEPGTGRIKAMAVNRTYSLDLSENPNSSNPEAGPNIKANYPNTVAPLLGGGSLPGYQAGSTFKMFTMLAALNSGTKLSDTINSPFKYQSAIYDGWAPVNASGAMTGVQTMWSGFGKSVNTFFVQLEEKIGAEKGVRLAEQLGLRWRTDVDRDHASPDNAHKWGAFTLGVSDATPLEMANAYAAVAADGRYCEAIPVLSILNRDGTPAMYKTAGGVEREVAKPRCRQVVSADAARAATDAARCPTGDTPAKGGCGGWSTADSVRGTVGRPVAGKTGTTDSTRSAWFAGFTPELAAASFIADPDNPFNAVGDGLSQVPVDAVAMTLRDALKGKPVRQFTPPSDQIVG
- a CDS encoding GNAT family N-acetyltransferase yields the protein MIGQVAVRRFPELTVSTPRTEVRRLVAADAEAVDEVFADRQTQRWLPLADASGQIDGPAWCTELARQRRDSGDGDHYGVVRREDERVVGCLWTRRTDWGARLTEVSYALAPHARGYGLAAEAVDAVAIALILEHGFQRVELRVAPGNVASRRVAEKAGFSYEGLLRNAGFVRGARVDLELWSFVAADLR
- a CDS encoding cobyrinate a,c-diamide synthase — encoded protein: MTVVPRVVLSAPSSGHGTGAISLGLLAALADRELAVAGFKVGPDQVDAAYLGLAAGRPGRNLDPRLVGPERVAPLFAHGAAGTGFALVQGTMGLYDSLAGRPETESTAAVATALRSPVVLVVDVAAMGQSVAALAHGFRAYDEQLWLGGVILNRVASPRHEAMLREALDDVGVPVYGALRRHELPPVLPARRHGVVPVVRRDGEALRAVRRLGEAVAANVDLDRLLALARSAPALTVEPWSPVPAGGPPTGERPVVALAGGPGGGYSHPETAELLRAAGAEVVTVDPLRDEALPAGVRALVVGGGLPESYAEQLSANRRLCIAVAELARTGRPVIAEGAGLLWLARELDGLPMCGVLDATGSSRDGLVAGYREATAQTDSPVAGAGTVVVGYKQHAAVLTPRAGERAAWSWDGGAPEGFVWRGVHASQLVPHWAAYPEIAARLVAAAEASAEAPA
- a CDS encoding SURF1 family cytochrome oxidase biogenesis protein, which produces MYRFLLTPRWLGYLALTLVAAAVMVFLGNWQLERYRGRTAINERIDAGATMAPAPLRDALPAPTGGAGTTGPAPAERVTWTLATATGRYDTDNIVLVRGRTANSTVGFEVLTPLVLADGTAVLVDRGWIPPVPGGDATAQPSVPAAPTGDVTVTGRVVSSESGGTVDRRNGKLETRRISVPRIAGQLPYPVAGGYLLLDQQTPAADPAFQSVPIGHTNNWQNFGYVVQWWLFAGMSIVGYGWVARREARRAAGLDKPRTPVDRAAEPASSAVT